From the genome of Winogradskyella forsetii, one region includes:
- the htpG gene encoding molecular chaperone HtpG yields MTKGNINVSVENIFPLIKKFLYSDHEIFLRELISNATDATLKLKHLTSIGEAKVEYGNPIIEVKIDKEGKKLHIIDQGVGMTAEEVEKYINQIAFSGAEEFLDKYKDSGKDTGIIGHFGLGFYSAFMVAEKVEIITKSHKDEPAAHWTCDGSPEFTLEPSDKETRGTEIILHIAEDSTEFLEEAKIRELLMKYNKFMPIPIKFGTKEINDPEFTPKTTKDKDGKETTEPHKQITVDNIINNPNPAWTKQPTDLKDDDYSSFYRELYPMQFEEPLFHIHLNVDYPFNLTGILYFPKMTTDMNMQKDKIQLYQNQVFVTDNVEGIVPEFLTMLRGVIDSPDIPLNVSRSYLQADGAVKKISSYITRKVADKLKSLFNANREDFEKKWDDIKIVIEYGMLSEEKFFEKADAFALYPTVDGKYYTFEELTNAIKAKQTDKDDKMVILYASNKDEQHSYIQSAKAKGYEVLLLDSPIVSHLIQKLETTKENISFARVDGDHIDNLIKKDDTTISKLSDEEKTKLDELLKEVIPSEKFTVQLEAMDSDASPFIITQPEFMRRMKEMQQTGGGGMNMFGNMPEMYNLIVNTNSELVGEIISTKTKKKQERLITQSLDLARLSQGLLKGEELTNFIKRSYEMIK; encoded by the coding sequence ATGACAAAAGGCAACATTAATGTATCGGTAGAGAATATCTTTCCGTTAATTAAAAAGTTCTTGTACAGCGATCACGAAATCTTTTTACGTGAGCTGATTAGTAACGCAACGGATGCGACCCTAAAACTAAAACACTTAACAAGTATTGGAGAAGCCAAGGTTGAATATGGCAATCCAATCATCGAGGTTAAGATTGATAAAGAAGGTAAAAAACTTCATATCATTGATCAAGGTGTTGGTATGACAGCTGAAGAAGTTGAAAAATACATCAACCAAATCGCCTTTTCTGGTGCTGAGGAATTTTTAGATAAGTATAAAGACTCTGGAAAAGACACAGGCATCATCGGTCATTTTGGACTTGGATTTTACTCGGCTTTTATGGTCGCAGAAAAAGTGGAGATTATCACTAAATCCCACAAAGACGAACCTGCAGCACATTGGACTTGTGATGGTTCTCCTGAATTTACTTTAGAGCCATCTGATAAGGAAACCAGAGGCACAGAGATTATTCTTCATATTGCGGAAGATTCGACAGAATTTTTAGAAGAAGCTAAAATCCGTGAGCTATTGATGAAGTATAACAAGTTTATGCCTATTCCAATTAAATTTGGAACTAAGGAGATAAACGATCCTGAGTTTACACCAAAAACGACTAAGGATAAAGATGGTAAGGAAACCACTGAGCCACACAAACAGATTACGGTTGATAATATTATTAACAATCCAAATCCGGCTTGGACCAAACAACCGACAGATTTAAAGGACGACGATTACAGCAGCTTCTACAGAGAATTGTATCCTATGCAATTTGAAGAGCCATTGTTCCATATCCATCTTAATGTAGATTATCCGTTCAACTTAACAGGAATCTTGTATTTCCCTAAGATGACGACGGATATGAACATGCAGAAGGATAAAATTCAATTGTACCAAAACCAGGTTTTTGTAACCGATAATGTGGAAGGTATTGTTCCTGAATTTTTAACGATGTTACGTGGTGTTATTGATTCGCCAGACATTCCATTAAACGTATCGCGCTCCTATTTACAAGCCGATGGTGCTGTGAAGAAAATATCATCTTACATCACTCGTAAAGTAGCTGACAAACTGAAATCATTGTTCAATGCGAATCGTGAAGATTTCGAAAAGAAATGGGACGATATAAAAATAGTGATTGAATACGGTATGCTTTCTGAAGAAAAATTTTTCGAAAAAGCAGATGCCTTTGCTTTATACCCAACAGTGGATGGTAAATACTACACATTTGAAGAATTGACCAATGCCATAAAAGCAAAGCAGACGGACAAAGACGATAAAATGGTGATTCTTTATGCTTCAAATAAAGATGAGCAACATTCTTACATTCAATCCGCAAAAGCAAAAGGTTACGAAGTGCTTTTATTGGATTCACCTATTGTGTCACATTTAATCCAGAAATTGGAAACGACCAAAGAAAACATTTCTTTTGCTCGTGTTGATGGTGACCATATTGATAACTTAATCAAGAAAGACGACACGACGATTTCGAAATTATCTGATGAAGAAAAAACGAAATTAGACGAGTTGCTTAAAGAAGTGATTCCTTCTGAAAAGTTCACCGTACAATTAGAAGCTATGGATAGCGACGCCTCACCTTTTATTATTACACAACCAGAATTTATGCGTAGAATGAAAGAAATGCAACAAACTGGTGGTGGCGGAATGAACATGTTTGGCAACA
- a CDS encoding prolyl oligopeptidase family serine peptidase, producing the protein MKNSIRLFTFLLFLNGFAQKSLTYQQPSDEIMELADVDLAPAVIVDSEGEHMVLLYRNQYKSISELSETELRLAGLRINPVTNIGSRTNYYTNLKVKKIKDKDATQVAGLPEDARLSGFSWSPDQSMIACLNTTAEGVEVWVLNIAEAKVTKLTGANVNANMRSTINWFKDNQNLLVKMLPNDRKPLINTDVAVPSGPTISVSDGAKAQNRTYQDLLKTPNDEFNFEQLARSTIKKVSTNGNVEDFLGADMYRGISFSPDGEYVMITTIKRPFSYLVTYTRFPSESTIYDKNGNKIKTVNEVPLDEVRPKGFMATRTGKRNMTWRDDQPSTLVWAEALDQGDPEVDVDYRDAVYQQKAPFNSDPKLLLKTKQRFAGIEWGNENTAVAYDYWWNTRNTKTYLFNPSKSNKEVKIISDRSYQDVYSDPGNFVTSKNKFDRNTLTMNGNKLYLMGDGYSKEGQFPFIDEYDVKTNKTKRLYQSEYTDKLESLNTAIDMKKGEILVRIESKTDYPNYYIRNINKTNDIEAITDFENPFKSLENVNKRVISYKRDDGLDLEGTLYLPLNYEEGKKYPMILWAYPREFKDKASAAQSTSNPNEFVYPYWGSPIYWVTKGYVVLDDAAFPIIGEGEEEPNDTFRTQLVANAKAAIDAVDDLGYIDRNKVAVGGHSYGAFMTANLLSHSNLFAAGIARSGAYNRTLTPFGFQSEERSYWDSPETYYTMSPFMHADKMKTPLLLIHGVADNNSGTYPLQSERYFNALKGLGAPVRLVMLPKESHGYRAKESIMHMLWEQDQWLEKHVKNRVEEKEPIENEEALKD; encoded by the coding sequence ATGAAAAATAGTATCCGATTATTTACATTTTTATTATTTCTAAATGGCTTTGCTCAAAAAAGCCTTACCTACCAACAACCCTCAGACGAGATCATGGAATTAGCAGATGTTGATTTAGCTCCTGCCGTAATCGTGGACAGCGAAGGCGAGCACATGGTATTGCTTTACCGTAACCAATATAAATCCATTTCTGAGCTATCAGAAACTGAGCTAAGATTGGCTGGTCTTAGAATAAATCCGGTCACAAACATTGGGAGTAGAACCAACTATTATACGAATCTTAAAGTGAAAAAAATAAAAGATAAAGACGCTACTCAAGTTGCTGGCTTACCTGAAGATGCAAGACTTTCTGGATTTAGTTGGTCACCAGACCAATCCATGATTGCCTGCCTTAACACCACCGCAGAAGGGGTGGAAGTTTGGGTATTGAATATCGCAGAAGCTAAAGTAACCAAACTTACAGGTGCCAATGTTAACGCTAATATGAGAAGCACCATAAATTGGTTTAAAGACAATCAAAACCTATTGGTAAAGATGTTGCCAAATGACAGAAAACCATTAATCAATACAGATGTCGCCGTACCATCTGGGCCTACAATTTCAGTTAGTGATGGCGCCAAAGCACAAAATCGAACCTACCAAGATTTATTAAAAACACCAAATGACGAATTTAATTTTGAGCAACTTGCACGCTCAACGATTAAAAAAGTATCAACCAATGGTAATGTTGAGGACTTTTTAGGAGCTGATATGTATCGAGGGATTAGTTTTTCACCAGATGGAGAGTACGTTATGATAACCACTATAAAACGACCATTTTCATATTTAGTTACCTATACGAGGTTCCCAAGTGAAAGCACTATTTATGATAAAAATGGAAATAAGATAAAAACGGTGAACGAAGTACCACTTGACGAGGTGCGACCAAAAGGATTTATGGCTACCCGTACCGGAAAAAGAAACATGACTTGGCGCGACGACCAACCATCTACTTTGGTTTGGGCAGAAGCTTTAGATCAAGGAGATCCTGAAGTTGACGTCGATTATAGAGATGCTGTTTATCAACAGAAAGCACCATTTAATAGCGACCCGAAACTCTTATTAAAAACCAAACAACGCTTTGCAGGTATTGAATGGGGCAATGAAAATACTGCTGTTGCTTACGATTATTGGTGGAACACTCGAAATACAAAAACCTACCTCTTTAATCCGTCTAAATCAAACAAAGAAGTTAAGATCATTTCAGATAGAAGTTACCAAGATGTTTATAGCGATCCAGGGAATTTTGTTACTTCTAAAAACAAATTTGATCGCAATACATTGACTATGAATGGCAACAAACTATACCTTATGGGAGATGGCTATTCAAAAGAAGGTCAATTTCCTTTTATAGATGAATATGACGTAAAAACGAACAAGACCAAACGCCTATACCAATCTGAATATACTGATAAACTCGAAAGCTTAAATACGGCTATCGACATGAAAAAAGGGGAGATTTTAGTTAGAATAGAATCTAAAACAGACTATCCAAACTACTATATAAGAAATATAAACAAGACAAATGATATAGAAGCGATTACAGATTTTGAGAATCCTTTTAAAAGTTTAGAGAATGTGAACAAACGTGTCATCAGTTACAAAAGAGATGATGGTTTGGACCTAGAAGGCACACTCTACTTGCCATTAAACTACGAAGAAGGAAAAAAATACCCAATGATTTTATGGGCTTATCCTCGTGAGTTTAAGGATAAAGCGAGTGCCGCTCAAAGTACATCCAATCCCAACGAATTTGTATATCCATATTGGGGTTCACCGATTTATTGGGTAACTAAAGGTTATGTGGTGTTAGACGATGCCGCTTTTCCTATTATTGGTGAAGGCGAGGAAGAACCAAACGATACATTTAGAACGCAATTAGTCGCCAATGCAAAAGCGGCAATTGATGCGGTAGATGATTTGGGCTACATCGATAGAAATAAAGTGGCCGTTGGTGGCCATAGTTATGGCGCATTTATGACCGCAAATTTATTGTCTCATTCCAATTTATTTGCTGCTGGTATTGCCAGAAGTGGTGCTTATAACAGAACATTGACACCGTTTGGATTTCAAAGTGAAGAGCGCAGTTATTGGGATTCGCCAGAAACGTATTATACAATGTCTCCATTTATGCACGCAGATAAAATGAAAACACCTTTACTCTTAATTCATGGTGTTGCTGATAACAATTCTGGCACGTATCCTTTACAAAGCGAACGCTATTTTAATGCTCTGAAAGGATTAGGCGCGCCTGTAAGGTTAGTTATGCTACCAAAAGAAAGTCATGGTTATAGAGCTAAAGAATCTATAATGCACATGCTTTGGGAACAAGACCAATGGTTGGAGAAGCATGTAAAGAACAGAGTTGAGGAAAAAGAACCGATTGAAAATGAAGAAGCGCTCAAGGATTAA
- a CDS encoding 3-oxoacyl-ACP synthase III family protein, with amino-acid sequence MYNSKIIGLGKYVPDNVVTNHDLSKMMDTNDEWIQERTGIQERRWAEKGSGDTTATMGVKAAKIAIERSGLDKDDIDFIVFATLSPDMYFPGPGVQVQHALNIKTVGALDVRNQCSGFIYAMSVADNFIKTGMYKNILVIGSELHSHGMDKTTRGRGVTVIFGDGAGAAVLTREEDHTKGILSTHLHSQGEHAEELVLIAPGMGKRWVNDILEDNDPNDESYYPHMNGQFVFKNAVVRFSEVIMEGLMTNKLKVDDIDMLIPHQANLRISQFIQKKFKLSDDQVFNNIQKYGNTTAASIPIALTEAWEEGKVKEGDTVVLAAFGSGFTWGSVIMKF; translated from the coding sequence ATGTACAATTCAAAAATAATAGGCTTAGGAAAATACGTGCCAGACAATGTGGTCACCAACCACGACCTGTCAAAAATGATGGATACAAACGATGAATGGATCCAAGAACGTACAGGTATCCAAGAACGACGATGGGCAGAAAAGGGGAGTGGCGATACCACAGCCACCATGGGCGTAAAAGCCGCCAAAATTGCGATTGAGCGCTCAGGATTGGATAAAGACGATATCGATTTTATTGTTTTTGCGACCTTGAGTCCAGACATGTATTTCCCTGGTCCAGGAGTTCAAGTTCAGCACGCCTTGAATATAAAAACAGTTGGTGCTTTGGATGTACGTAACCAATGTTCTGGTTTCATCTATGCCATGTCTGTTGCCGATAATTTTATAAAAACGGGCATGTATAAAAACATTCTAGTTATTGGTAGTGAGTTACATTCCCACGGCATGGACAAAACCACTCGAGGCAGAGGTGTCACGGTTATATTTGGTGATGGGGCAGGAGCGGCCGTTTTAACGCGAGAAGAAGACCATACAAAAGGTATTTTATCGACCCATTTACACTCACAAGGCGAACATGCCGAAGAATTGGTTTTGATTGCACCAGGAATGGGCAAGCGTTGGGTCAATGACATCTTAGAAGATAACGACCCAAATGACGAAAGTTATTATCCACACATGAACGGCCAGTTTGTATTTAAAAATGCAGTGGTACGTTTTAGTGAAGTGATTATGGAAGGGTTAATGACCAACAAATTAAAAGTCGATGATATCGATATGTTGATTCCGCACCAAGCGAATTTGCGTATCTCACAATTTATACAAAAGAAGTTTAAACTATCTGACGACCAAGTTTTCAATAACATTCAAAAATATGGAAACACCACAGCGGCATCGATTCCAATAGCGTTGACTGAAGCTTGGGAAGAAGGTAAGGTTAAAGAAGGTGATACGGTTGTATTGGCAGCTTTTGGTAGTGGATTTACTTGGGGAAGTGTGATTATGAAATTTTAA
- a CDS encoding cation transporter, translating to MNKTIFEITKMDCPSEENLIRMKLDGISSIANLDFDIPNRKLTVFHSGEIDQIEKSVIELNLGGKKISTEQTDQTEFKENENQKKLLWSVLAINFAFFIIEMTTGIISKSMGLVADSLDMLADSFVYGISLFAVGGTVIKKKRIAKLAGYFQIILAIIGFVEVLRRFFGNEKLPDFSTMIIVSIFALIANGICLYILQKSKSKEEAHMKASMIFTSNDVIINLGVIIAGILVHYLSSNKPDLIIGTIVFALVIQGAFRILKLSK from the coding sequence GTGAATAAAACAATATTTGAAATTACCAAAATGGATTGTCCTTCAGAGGAAAATCTTATCCGAATGAAATTGGACGGAATTTCAAGCATTGCGAATTTGGACTTTGATATTCCGAATCGAAAATTGACCGTTTTTCACAGCGGAGAAATTGACCAAATCGAAAAGTCCGTTATCGAATTGAATTTAGGTGGAAAAAAAATCTCAACGGAACAAACCGACCAAACGGAATTTAAAGAAAACGAAAATCAGAAAAAACTACTTTGGTCTGTACTTGCCATAAATTTTGCTTTTTTCATTATTGAAATGACAACAGGAATTATCTCAAAATCTATGGGACTTGTTGCCGATAGTTTAGATATGCTTGCGGACAGTTTTGTGTACGGAATTAGTTTGTTTGCGGTTGGCGGAACAGTAATAAAGAAAAAACGGATTGCCAAACTTGCTGGATATTTTCAAATAATACTTGCAATTATTGGATTTGTAGAAGTCTTGAGAAGATTTTTCGGAAACGAGAAACTTCCCGATTTTTCAACAATGATTATAGTTTCGATTTTTGCACTTATTGCAAACGGAATTTGTCTTTATATTTTGCAAAAGTCAAAGAGCAAAGAAGAAGCACATATGAAAGCGAGTATGATTTTCACTTCGAATGACGTGATTATCAATTTGGGAGTAATTATTGCAGGAATTTTAGTGCATTATTTGAGTTCTAATAAACCTGATTTGATTATCGGAACAATTGTTTTTGCATTGGTAATTCAAGGAGCATTTCGGATTTTGAAATTAAGTAAGTGA
- a CDS encoding type II toxin-antitoxin system VapC family toxin: MKHSVLLDTSFFIRLLNDEDPLHSNAVGYFKYFLENEIALKISTISIAEYCVLGKLEDLPLKNVQIVPFNLKDAEKTGEFAEIIFSQNKINVKKLSPRAIIPNDSKLFAQSDLDKTISHFVTSDVRSKNTLALLKKGTNPKFDIISIDVPFTETFGILDL; the protein is encoded by the coding sequence ATGAAGCATAGTGTTTTATTAGATACAAGTTTTTTTATTCGACTTCTTAATGATGAAGACCCACTTCACTCAAATGCTGTTGGTTATTTTAAATATTTCTTGGAAAACGAAATAGCTTTAAAAATTTCTACTATTAGTATTGCAGAATATTGTGTTCTTGGAAAACTTGAAGATTTACCACTAAAAAATGTCCAAATTGTTCCGTTCAACTTAAAAGATGCTGAAAAGACAGGAGAATTTGCCGAAATTATTTTTTCGCAGAATAAAATCAATGTCAAGAAACTATCACCTAGAGCAATAATTCCAAACGATTCAAAGCTTTTTGCACAATCGGATTTAGATAAAACTATTAGTCATTTTGTAACTTCTGACGTTCGTTCAAAAAACACTTTAGCTTTATTAAAGAAAGGAACAAATCCAAAATTCGATATAATTAGTATTGATGTTCCATTTACAGAAACATTCGGAATTTTAGATTTATAA
- a CDS encoding carboxypeptidase-like regulatory domain-containing protein produces MAFSQNTEYSGIVYGDGYPVVGATILVKDSTINTKTDFDGKFTINVPDEFNVLIFSYAGYETINYNLSENTSLSIEMSTYQERGIWMSIGTFSDITFAPYGISISNGQDEQNLLHFESFQESISVKLALATNFDDNLTYETRLSYHRPLLKNSFYNTSIEYLKKEYSELELMDISLTTDVIDLPFINSLLTTKVGIQDFKEQQSFGAAIGLKRWHHNSNLQYGAQIGYWNDYFTYNFHFRKFIYKDIFSLVAKYNRIDDADFFVAGVHFLFKTNKQKY; encoded by the coding sequence TTGGCGTTTAGTCAAAATACGGAATATAGCGGAATCGTTTATGGAGACGGTTATCCTGTAGTCGGAGCAACCATTTTAGTTAAAGACTCGACTATAAACACGAAAACAGATTTTGATGGAAAGTTTACTATCAATGTTCCTGATGAATTTAATGTTCTGATTTTTAGCTACGCTGGATATGAAACCATAAATTATAATCTTTCAGAAAATACGTCTTTATCTATTGAAATGTCAACATATCAAGAACGTGGAATTTGGATGTCAATAGGTACTTTTTCAGATATAACTTTTGCACCTTATGGAATTTCAATAAGTAATGGACAAGATGAGCAGAATCTACTTCATTTTGAAAGTTTTCAAGAGAGTATCTCAGTAAAATTAGCGCTTGCAACAAATTTTGATGATAATTTGACTTACGAAACAAGATTGAGTTATCATAGACCACTTCTCAAAAACTCTTTTTACAATACTTCTATTGAGTATCTGAAAAAGGAATATTCTGAATTGGAATTAATGGACATCAGTCTCACTACCGATGTAATAGATTTACCATTTATAAACTCTCTTCTTACAACTAAGGTTGGAATACAAGATTTTAAAGAGCAACAAAGTTTTGGAGCTGCAATTGGATTAAAGCGATGGCATCATAATTCTAACTTACAATATGGTGCACAAATAGGCTATTGGAATGATTACTTTACGTATAATTTTCATTTCCGTAAATTTATCTATAAAGATATTTTTAGTCTTGTCGCAAAATATAATAGAATTGATGATGCTGATTTTTTTGTAGCTGGAGTCCATTTTCTATTTAAAACTAACAAGCAAAAATATTAG
- a CDS encoding KAP family P-loop NTPase fold protein encodes MRSILKSSITDIPRNISNGEKDNFGIEPFENGLTRFINHTNTPITIALQGEWGSGKTSLMNSLKKNLSDGDNSNYHSVWLNTWEYALMKDASSTLIDIITGLIQETSKIANVDETQTQKIVNKLWGVGKTAMKFAAKTAANKFIDGSSEVVESLFTERGKSSISEIRTELETIIENCIQKDDKQGFIFFIDDLDRIDPPVAVQLLELLKNIFTLKNCVFVLAIDYDVVIKGLEPKFGKISEQNEREFRSFFDKIIQVPFSMPVTSYKIDNFLKESLFSINYIDEAHSKNTELISKFSEISNLSVGTNPRALKRLLNSLSLISCINATKGNSEENDQLNDDLELLVNFTLVSIQIAFPPVYKLLTMYSGFDKWNENIALQMNLKSLDEQSKAKLNQSEEFDEEWEQVLFRLCENDHYLKKRALSISRLLNSLKISINEKEEDVEDFVGSIISLSSVTNLEAFDKPVVDYHRGNFLKHLRNLLIPEMKKQLPEIANLIKPQGKRVQSNAYIKFSEKNWGHWLKLHSHPFDGKVRLIMMSDKWICPAKHNTLQECIDEAKLTNEFKQLENDWNIFIESHPDFESLNFYDELAKRENHHIIHLYTYLVLPSLEDFYKQENLVKISKVSSEIYQFLVRLQDLSLKLQEFHQQ; translated from the coding sequence ATGAGAAGCATTTTAAAATCAAGCATAACGGATATTCCAAGAAATATATCCAATGGCGAAAAAGATAATTTTGGAATTGAGCCTTTTGAGAACGGACTTACAAGATTTATCAACCACACAAACACACCTATAACAATTGCACTTCAAGGCGAATGGGGAAGCGGAAAAACTTCTTTAATGAACAGTCTCAAAAAGAATTTAAGTGATGGAGATAATTCAAATTACCATTCTGTTTGGTTAAACACTTGGGAATATGCTTTAATGAAAGACGCTTCCTCTACATTGATAGACATAATTACTGGATTAATACAAGAAACTTCAAAGATTGCTAACGTTGACGAAACGCAAACTCAAAAAATTGTCAATAAACTTTGGGGAGTTGGAAAAACAGCAATGAAATTTGCTGCAAAAACAGCAGCCAATAAATTTATTGATGGTTCATCGGAAGTTGTGGAAAGCCTTTTCACAGAAAGAGGTAAATCATCAATTTCAGAAATTAGAACAGAATTAGAAACTATCATTGAAAATTGTATTCAAAAAGATGATAAACAAGGTTTCATCTTTTTTATAGATGATTTAGATAGAATTGACCCACCAGTTGCAGTACAACTTTTAGAATTACTCAAAAACATTTTCACATTAAAAAATTGTGTTTTCGTTTTGGCAATTGATTATGACGTTGTAATAAAAGGACTTGAGCCAAAATTTGGTAAAATTTCAGAACAAAATGAAAGAGAATTTAGGTCATTTTTTGATAAAATCATTCAAGTGCCATTTTCAATGCCAGTTACAAGTTATAAAATTGACAATTTCCTAAAAGAAAGTTTATTTTCAATAAATTACATAGATGAAGCACATTCTAAAAATACTGAACTGATTTCGAAATTTTCAGAAATTTCTAACTTATCTGTTGGTACAAATCCAAGAGCGTTAAAAAGACTATTAAATTCACTTTCTTTGATAAGTTGCATAAATGCTACAAAAGGCAATTCAGAAGAGAATGACCAATTAAATGATGATTTGGAATTACTTGTCAATTTCACATTGGTTAGTATTCAAATTGCATTTCCACCAGTTTATAAACTTTTGACTATGTATTCTGGTTTTGATAAATGGAATGAAAACATTGCTTTGCAAATGAATCTAAAATCTCTTGACGAACAAAGCAAAGCCAAACTAAATCAATCAGAAGAATTTGACGAAGAATGGGAACAAGTTCTATTCAGACTTTGTGAAAACGACCACTATTTAAAAAAAAGAGCGTTAAGTATTTCAAGACTGTTAAACAGTTTAAAAATATCAATTAACGAAAAAGAAGAAGATGTAGAAGACTTTGTTGGTTCTATAATTTCCCTTTCATCTGTTACTAATCTTGAAGCTTTTGACAAGCCTGTAGTTGATTATCATAGAGGTAATTTCTTGAAACATTTAAGAAATTTGTTAATTCCTGAAATGAAAAAACAACTTCCCGAAATTGCAAATCTTATAAAACCACAAGGAAAAAGGGTTCAATCAAATGCTTACATCAAATTTTCAGAGAAAAATTGGGGACATTGGTTAAAACTGCATTCGCATCCATTCGATGGGAAAGTTCGTTTAATTATGATGTCAGATAAATGGATTTGTCCTGCTAAACATAATACATTACAAGAATGTATTGACGAAGCAAAGTTGACAAATGAATTCAAACAATTGGAAAATGATTGGAATATTTTTATAGAAAGCCATCCAGATTTTGAAAGCTTAAACTTTTATGATGAATTGGCTAAACGTGAAAATCATCACATTATTCATTTATATACTTATTTAGTTTTACCGAGCCTTGAAGATTTTTATAAACAAGAAAATTTAGTCAAAATCAGTAAAGTTTCTTCGGAGATATATCAGTTTTTAGTTAGACTTCAAGATTTAAGTTTAAAACTTCAAGAATTTCATCAGCAATAA